The Rhododendron vialii isolate Sample 1 chromosome 1a, ASM3025357v1 region GGTGGTTTGAAAAGGTTACGTCAGACATTTGTGGTGTGACAAATAGTTGAACAGAGAACACAATAAGCTAGTTAATGCCAACAAAAGGAAGAAGTCTACATCAAAGTCAACCTAAAGGGCAAGGAAGTACAAAAAAGTAACCTAAAAACCACCACAGATTAAAATGGTAAGATTGGGCAAAGAAAAATGTAAGGATTGGTGTCATGCTGAAAATATGGAGAAAAAACACTGACAAAGCAGAGAACAGCAGAAAGGTGTATTGGATAACTGGCATAGCAGGCATTCCCACATTTTCAAACCTTCACTAGCATTTTTCCTATTGATTTGTTGCAGCAATTACTAtttcgttttcaattttatcaatAGGAGTTCTTGTAAAAGTTTACATGTTCTATGCATATATGTGCATTATAATGTAGCACAAAGAAGCAAGATCCTAAGAAATGGTTTGAGCTGCTTGCTACTTGACCGCTTCTGGAGGGAGACAGAAAACTATAAAAGTACAAAGGAGAAAAGCAGGGTGTAAAGCAGTAATTTTTTACTCAAGCTATTATcaaagagaaatgattttcacactccccttttatccattggcactcccttttttttgtcttttattcatgtgaaattactaaattaccCTTGCCCCTTGAATCACTTTTATGAAGGGCAATTTGATACTTtcacgtgaaaaaaaaaaaaaaaaaggagtgccaATGGATAAAATGGGAGTGTTAAATCATTTCCCTCCATCATACTTTTTGTTGTATAAGCTGCTTTGCAATGTTGTTTGTATGAAGGGGTTTTCCCTCATGACTTTGTTCTCTTTTAGTAAAATGCTCAGTTACCGACAAAACAAAACTACAATATTGTCACCAACACCCCACTTTTGTTTGTATTCTTATTTTTCTGGGTGGGGGTAGGCGATCCAAAGGCATGAACATAAAGTTCAAAGTGTTTTTCAAgtgaaaaggagaaaacaaGTAACATCAACCAAAAGTGGAATATAATAGCTACTCCAAAACGGACATATTGTTTCCCATGTGCATAGCAAGTAGAGTTTGATTCTATAGCTAGTCTACTTAATGCTTGAAGCATGGTAGTAAACTCGTCACAAGTTGCTTATGAGAAATTTCAGCAAACTTCGATATGGTACAAAGCATAAAACTGTTGATTGACCACCAAACCTCTTAGAAAACCCTTTGACCGCAAACCGATTAGGACAACGCAGTTTCAATAATGATATAATACCCAAAACATACAAAATCAGCTTGTTGGACAACCCACCGTCCTTCCCTGGATCCACTCTAGCACCCAGAGTCTCCACTACTGAACTTAATGGTGGTTGAATAAACACAGTGACGGTGTTCAGGACTTTggacacaaaaacaaaagttactCTCCAAGATTTACATGACACATAtactattttgaaaaaaccacttcgtgcatatattgccaaaggttaggtctgcctccaatcctcccccgcccatacccccaatgattggggacaagatgggttctgttgttgtatatatttatattattttggaaaaattggcACCTTTTTATCATCATGACATGTAAGTCTCGTCTTTTTACCTTTTTCCACTAATTATTTGGTAAATGCTTTTTCTCAATTCTTGGTCCTTCGAATTCAACTAAACTTCAGGGCCCAACTACATCTTCTCATTCCTATAACAAAATTGTGATACAATATGAGTAATCAGTCATGTTAATATCCTGCAAACAGctcctttgaaaaaaaaaggcaatctacaattgaaaaaagaaaatcccaTCTTATGCATATAACGAGCTTGACAGATTCTTTGCTCTAGCTGCACCAGGCACAAATACTCTATCCATATTTCGCAACTGTAGATATATGTAAAATGAAAATCGGTTCTCACACAAGTCAcatataacaaaaatacaatACTTGTCATCGGCCACGCATGTATTTACAAGAATACATAGTAACTTACGTATTTCAGCGGGATACGGCTTCAGAGACTTATCTTCACTCAATGATTTGACTAGCATACATGGAtcaatattctgcaaatgaaaaAACTCAACATATGAACCAATGTAGATATCcagaaaaatcaacaaatgcaTGCACCAAACCGAGCACTAAGAAACACAGAAACAGACATCACAACCAGAAGCATAACAAAAGTAAATCAACGGGCACGGGAGAGGTGACCGTCTGCATTCAAAATAGACATGATAAAAACTGAAATCTATAGAACTACGTCAATGATTATGGATGAGTTATACGACCAAAGATGCTCGACAACATCGACAAATACTTGATCAAATAAACACGTCATCTTATACATAGAACAATCGCAAATGAATCAGCTATGGATCCAACAAGGGTCATGAATGGCACAAAGGCCGGCACTGGATAGAAgtgacccccccccccccccccaccctgAAAAAATGGTACTAATGCAGCTGCCTTAAATTGATCCATTCCCGGTGTGCGGATCGGACATTCCAATACTCTTTCAAGGAGTGATTAAACATGTCATATTTAAGCATAAACAAACATCAAACAGaagcaaagagagagagagagagagagagagagagagagagagagagtaagggTACCTGCTCCATTTTGAGCTGGTTCTGATCCCGTAGAAATTGGATTTATGCGGGGAAGATGACAAAAAAAGACCCAATGATTTGACCATTGTCAGAAATGGATATAAATGATGGTTGAGTGTTCTGTCTATCTATATCGTAGTTATCGATTTCGAAAACACGAACAATAAATGGATGTCAACAAGTTTATCCAATGTGTGCATACAAGGAGTCCGCACCCCTACAAACTTCAAGACCGGCTCTAATGGCACATCCAAAATTGAAACATTGGATTCATCTATGCATGAATCCTCCAATATATTTATCAGAAGGCCCAACCGCACACATTCAATGAGTCAATTTTGATGATCGGATTCGCTCACATAATCGCATTGCAGAGCTAGttggcaatgttctaaaagtcgctaggtgCTAGCCaagcggtcggccaccttcgagcttcaAGGCCTAGTAATCGGCAACTAATTGGCACATAGCAATTAGTTGGATCTAGTCGATAGGCTCCGCCAGagattaatcaccgattaattccaatttttagaacactgcttgTTGAGTACAAAAGTCACGTAAACAATCaatcaaataccaaaaaatatcTAATCGAAGCACATTTATACAGAATCAAAATGAGTTTGACAAACTGGATCACAACTTGAAgagcatttttatttttcaatctaagATATTATTTGGTATCCTAGTGACTTGATTGTTCACGCGACTTGATTTTTTGCGCGACTGTTGTACTCAGTGAGCTCTGCAATGTGAATGAATCTGACCATCGAAATTAACCCGAAATGAGGACGAAACTGCCGGACTGCGCGGGTGCAGTCCAGCTCCAAAACGGCAGACAAGCCGTGTTCAATCATTAATACCAGAGTGAAGCCAGAggaaaaccctagaaatgcACAAATCTGAATACACAACATTCAAATCAACCAAGAAACATAAAACTTGACAAATCATTCAATCCAACGCCATTCATGAACAAATCTATCACATCTCATAGCCTAACCAAACACACATTGACGCAACACGATAGAACCGTTACTATCCACAAATCCTTGTACATAAATaagatacatacatacatatatatgtatatatatcaggagagagagattacGAGGATGAGAGATCTGAGCGGATGATTTCTGCGAATGAAAACGGTGAACAATTATCAGAAACTGCGTTGATCATCTGTATTGCGAAGGATTTCACCAATATTTTTCGAATTGATTCATGTATTCAACGTTGCAGTGGCTTGATCTCCTCGATAAGAGAGAAgaatagaggagagagaagcgAAGGCGATAAAACATCGGAGATATTACGATGAACTTCCATAATGTATTTTTATTTACATGTTGGACCCTTGTAATTTGAGAAATTACATATTTCTCAATCTTTGAGTCTGTTCCCCTTGTAATTCTTCCGTTAATCATTTCTTTTGACTTATTGAGAAGCCACAGATTTTCCAAATCATCTATCTAGTCTAGTATtgctaaattttttgatttatacAATCCCAATTTATTGTGGATTCAATATGGATAGTAAACCATCTAAAGATGTAATTGAATATAGATAGATTGATTAATATTAaggtgtttttcttttgttttacatATGGTTGACATGCGTTTGTGGTGTGGATGGTTGGCAGCGGTTGAAAGGTGATGGTGGTGATAGTTGAGAGATGGCCGACCGTGGTTGAATGGTGGTGTAATCATGGTGACAAAGCGATAAGAGTAATTATAGAAGCAAGAGGTGCATGGTGCAATGGCTTGGTGGGTGGAAATGTGGAAGTGGAGGAGGAATGGCAGCGACTGCATGGAGGGGTGGTAGTAGTGGCAACGGTGGTTAATAGGgactaagcaaaaaaaaatgaaaaccctACAAAGCAGAATTAGAGTTTACCTTGTCTCTCGTGACATGATCCCTACGCTATGATGATTGTATTCCGAATTGAAGTCGACTAGACCCCTTTTGTCTTGATCACAAATTCAAGAATGGACTCTTCGTGAtcgctactctctctctctctctctctctctctctctctctctctctgtgatagtgacatatatatatatatatatatatatatatatatatatatagagagagagagagagagagagagagagagaggctatgATTGGGATGTAAGAATAAATATGGACCGGGCTTCTGATGAAAGTAGAGAACCCTAATTTGACCAGATTATATTtcctattttcaaaaattaaaattcataCTTCTACGGAGTTATAATTGTACTCTTGTCCTTATCTCAATTTATATTTTGAACTCCATATTTGTTAAATACTTGTGTAATCTCCCTACGTTAAGATTGCAAATACGCATTGATTATTTTAAATTACCAACAAATATATTTAATCAACATCCATAAAATCTTTTGAGCCTATCTGCTTAACTTATTCCATATGCCTGATACAAATATTCACTTGCAGGGTTCAACATAAttgaaacttataagcttataCTCAAAAGGGCATCATCAATCCCATTCAAGATGTAATGTTGTGACCCAACTCACCACGACAACCATAAAGAGTATCttactctttaatgaatcaaagatAACAACACTAAATACACATATCGGTTAATTATCTTTTTGGGTGAAGAACGTACCTAATACCCATGGGGTGCTTATTGTCTTATGTGAGCACAAAGACAATTACACCAAGATGGTCTTTTTAAGACACACAAAGTGTATTAGCACAACGAATTAGAACTTGTATCAATCCTCGTAGTTAAGACAAACCTACAAAATGTTGTGCTGCGGTCCTACGTTTGTCCAGTTTCATCTAAGACTTTGAACGAAAACTTAAATTCCACACCGATGATTCAATCTTCTGTGTAAGTCGAGTTCTACACATTAGATCATCTACTATTTTCAATAAGAGTCACACATCCACAACACAGAGTTCTATCCTGCAAACATTGCCCACCAATCATGCTCATCAAAAAAGGAATTCTTGTTAATAAATAAGCAAAAAATAGCAATATATTACATAAAAGCACGACTTTTAGTATAAATTCCTAacagtggtggtagtggtgccATTGATAGGATAGTTGTTGTGGTGATGGTGAAGTAGTTGTGGTCGTGGTGGTGGAGTGTTTATTTCTGCTACTGGTGGCGACAATGACAGagtagtggtgatggtgatggatTGATGGTGATGATGGTGTTAGTAGGGGCGATGCAGTCAGTGGGACTCAGGAATTTGACATAGTGAGGGcaccaattttctttgtaatgCCGTAATATATGAGTTACGGTTAAGCACATTcataccaaaataattttagcattcatggtaatgtaataattttaaagtatatatgtattttaataacaaGCTACTTGGGCAAACTTGAACACATCGACTATATacgttaaaacaaaattatcacatgtttatcatctatttttctattattaacTCTACAAGTACAAGTTTCGAGGACAAAAAATGTACAAATACAATGTGCGGGTTCATATTGAGTACTACACAAATAATTGAAGACGTTTGGGAGTGGGGAAAACCTTAGTTGTGAAAGAGTTCtagtggattttgaaaaaaaaaaaaaatttaaaaaacttaGGGGAGTGAGAATTGAACTCACACCCTTTCTTCCTTAAAGTTTGTTACTTACCACTGCACCAAACTTTAACTTCTTGCACAtgtttgcacacacacacacacacacacatatagaggaattttcaagtgagggatccttcattttgttaaaatgagggactttcatttctcgatcaaattttgaaaatccgaaccgttcaatgtgtgcagaacgtaattttaagggtccccgcgagaaatcagcaaaaaaaaatgaccgagaagggcgtCATCTGaccagttttttttgaaccgttcaatgaaaactgctcggatgaagcccttcccagtcattttttttttgctgatttctcacaatgGACCCTTAAAATCGCGTTAttatcactttgagcggctcggattatcgaaattcaatctgAAAgggaagtcccgcattttaataaaatgacggatccctcaccggaacctaactctctctatatatatatatatagacacacacaaaaatcgaaatttttttttaaaagacatgGGGGCACGTGACTTCACGTGCCCCAATGTGGGTTCGGCCTTTGATGCAGTAGTGATAGCGTAGATGGAGTTGGTAGTGGAGGGTAGTGGTGGGGAGAAAGTTAGGTGATATACAAGTACTGATAGAATCAGTAAAAATTAAGCAGGCACCAATAAATTCAGTCATAACTGAGCAGGCACTAATCTACTTAATTTTTATTGGcaatttttatagattttttagcctatacttttacaaaaatgctacaagAACATACCTAAATGCACATATAACATGTACATATGGATCTTGGACTTGTATCggtctcacaaaaataatcTGAGCTCTCATTTTGTTCATAAACTCTTCTCACGAAAGAAGGGTATATATTATACCTGTCAATTTTGGGGGGCAAAACCTGAAGTTCCAAAATTTTTAGGACGAGTTAAAAGTATAACCTTGAAAACACCTTCTCGAGTCTAGCAGCCCAAACTTCTCTTTTCACAAAAGATGTTCCCAAAGAGTTCTTTAGTTCGCACAGTAACTTTATCGATGAGGGTTTTCGAACACCAATCGAACGTACTGTTGGAGTCACACAAACAACCCAACCAAGGGGGTAATGGAAAAAATTATGGGGTTAGTCCTACGGGCCCTTGAGCAGGGCCGGTCCTGAGTTGAGACAGATTAGGCAGCAGACTACCGTTCCGCGTTCTTTtttaaccttcttttttaaaaagaaggcaatttcaaatataatgaaaataaaaaaaattttaatttttttataccgtttaaaagatctcaatgagatctatcaaacaagatccatattggtaaaaaaattatttgcgtaaacacatgatttttgaacttaaaatttccatcattttctaaaaattattttttttagaaactgaAACACCCTTAAGCCCCAAATTTTGGATCAGAACTAGGGCCTTCGATAGATAAAACCagatatgtaatatatatttaatctaGCGCTTATGTAATAAATAAGCTAGCTAGCCTAGTGaaaaaacttaattttgttATCCAATAGGTACATAGTTCAAGTCTTAAAGGgcttccttttttcttcctcacatgaatattttttttcctctcataaGTTTGTCTTAAGCCCCTAGAATCTCAGGGCTGGCCCTGCTTGTGAGCAAACACAGCGGCATGCAAATATACCCCATCTCACCATTCatctcagcaatcaatggtccggaagagttttttaaaatccagaccgtccaaacacttttggacggtgaaATTGCGCGctgttgagttttgttcacggCAGCCTCCCGGTTCCCTTGTTTTCAAGGAAAGGGATGGTATAGAAATCAAACGGCTCGGGCAAAGGACAAGATtatttcataaaaatacaaacaTCCAGTGCCAGTTTGGGAGAGATTATGTTTCATACGTCCAACACCTAGGTCAAAGAAATGTTAGTAGTGAAGCCCAAATACAATTGCAAGTAAAATGTCCagtatttgaaagatttcaaGAGCTGGTGTCCAATACTTGTAACCACCACGGCGCACCTCCCCTGCTTTTATAGATGTCCACAATTAGGGAACCAACCTAGGCTTAGATCTCCATAAcccctcaaaaatttaaattttcgaCCGCTAACATCAGTACCGCTCAGAGTTCAGACCTCCACTCCGCTCATGGATTACTCACTTCGTAGTCTCGTAGATATCCAGAGCCCAGATTCCAGACTCTCACTTGGTAGATATCCACAATCTGGAAATAAAACAACGCTTCGAATTGGTCTTGAGGCCTCCACTCAACTCAAGGATTGCTATCCTAGGGTTAACAAAACTGAGAAAAGTCTTCTCTCACAACGTATGCATCAAATCAACACCTACTAAGGATTATCCCAAAAAACACAACAGCAGAGAAGGGCAACCACGCATAACCGGGTCATGCTCAGCTCAGAAGAAACTTATCCAACTTGGAGCATTTCTAATTTGGCAAAGACAAACTGCACGTGAAAGGAACAAGGACATTTTGACACGAATCTTTCTGTCAGCTGAAGTTAAGGGTGGGTAATCGAATAAACAGATCTTTACATAGCTTCGAACACATGGGAACCTTCTAACAACTGGGGAAACGACGACGTGATTTCATGTTATGGAGTATTTACTGCAGGAAAGGACAATCAAGATTGATTCCATTTCCACCAAAAAAACTCCGCCCCCTTGTTTTGGCTGAATAAGAACTAAATTCAGTAAAAGTAGCAATACAGCAGATTCCACAAGAACACATAAATAACGCACACACGTTCGCAACATCCATAGCACCTCAACTATATTGTGTTAGAGCACGACAcaagacagaaaataaaacatGTAAAAGAGGCTCCAACTGAACCTCAAATTTCTTAGCACTTTCACCCAGAAACAAAAGTAAACCACTAAACCCAGAGGAATATAGTCGAGAGTGACATATACAATTGTTACATCTCTTTTCAATCTTCAATCACAATTCACACATGTATGTACAATGCATCTTAGTATGTAACAACAAGGGATTGCAATTAAATCCGCAAATTGAACAGCATATCATGAATAAAatcattcttctttttcccctttctctAAAGAAGCAAAAGAGAATAGAACAGAAGAGGAGAGGGGAGGGGGAGATGCGGAACAACTAAGAAGCAcagataaaagaaaacaaaaacttcaCCAGATTCAACTGAACCAGTACCATCTCTTGTAAGTCACCGATGAAAAATCTCTCTTAACCAAACTACCAATAAAACTATTTATTCCCGTCCTAGCATGAAAGAGATTCCACAAGCCAGTAGAAACACAagataccaaaaataaaaaattcataaccAAGCTTAACAGTGCGAACAGTTATCCACTCAATGATGATAAATCCATATGTTGATGCATTTGCAGAGGAAAGCATGTGTAAGAGTTCTCCAATTGTTACATGCATAGGTGGAAAGCAGCAAATGCATGTACACAGAAAAAAGATCAACGTAAAAATACCGTCGACCATCCACATCCAAGAAGCACATGGAAACTAATAGTATGCACACATGCGACAAAGAATGTCTAAAATATCAGGATGTGGGCACAGCATGGATATATGGGTaaaaaacaaatcttccatGAATATCTTAACATGTCATTTATATGAATTCTCTGTTCACAAACAACCAAAAGGTACGGAAATTGAAAGCTCACCCGAATGCTACATTAGTAATAGATGATCCAGCAAGAAAATCCACATTGGCAGATCCAATTCATAAATAGAAGCAAACAATCTCACCCATTCCGAACACTAATATCTCAGCTGCATCAGTTTATTACCAACGGTCCAACAGACACAGGtaacaaagtaaaataaaacCTATCAAATTAAGAACTACTATTTCATTCAGAATCAACAATATTACTACAAGAAACTTCTTCAGACAGTACGGTAATCAACAACCCAGAAAACATAACAAGACACAAGTCCAAGGGAAAACAGAGAAAGACCCATCACAGAAACAAAAACCCTAGCTCGCCTCGTGAATTCGAATGAAAAACCAACCCAAGCAAATAGAGGACAGCAGATGCAAATAAAATAGGACACCTATCAAATTAAGAACCATCACTTCATTCAAAATCCACTATTACTAAAACCTTACTTCAGACCATAAAAGATAAAAAGCCATCAATCTACGAGAAAAACAGAGACAGACCCATTAAGGAACACAAACCCCTAGCTCAGAAACACTCTGAATTCGAATGAGTCCTTATATAGTCATTTCAAATCCCAAATCCAACGTCAATGCAAACGTAAACTACCACACCTAAAATTTGAGCTACTCTCATTGAGTAATTATAGTCAATAACTTCATCTGAAATCCACATTTATTATATCTATAAAGGGAGATCAAATGTTTAGTGTACCTCTTTTTGAGGCTGGCTCCCACTTTTGATTCCAAAATTACCCACAAATCAATGACAAATGCATATTGAGAGTTAGGGCCAGATGTGTCCATTAGCATTTGAGTAACCAAACAACACTATCTATAACTACCCCATTACCCACGAATTTCTCTGCTTCGAATTCCATTGCCATACTTTCTCCATTTCAAAACCCATCGCCAATGTTGCTGTCTTCCAattgcagaaaaagaaaaaggtcgTCGGTTCTAACTTCTAAGCTCTCTTTCCCGTcttctctttctatcttttcTTCCCATCTTGcaaatttctttacttttatcACATTtcatattgatttttttgtattttgtttaagAAATGTCTGAACAAAATTCAATGTTGAATATCTAACTAATGTTGTTGACGTCTTCATAATCACTTGCACACACATCATGCATGCCTGGACGCTGCTAGTCCACATAAAAACAGCCCAATTCGAGCACAAAATCAACCCACGAGTACAGGAAATAATAGGCAagtacaaaaaaacacctatCAAATTAAGAACTATCACTTCCTTTAAAATCCATAATACCAATAAAAACTTCTTTCACACCATAAGGTACTCAACAACCCATAGAGCATAATAAAGACATAATAAGTCtacgaaaaaaaaagaaaacggagAAGGACCCGTTATAGAAAACCCAAACCCTAGCTTGCGATTTCGACGAGTAGGCAGGAGGGGGAATCAGACGGGGCTGAGGAGCTGGGCGAGGGATGGCTTAGGGTCGGAGTTCATGCCGATGATGATGACGAGCGGGATGAAGCCGTAGTGGGTGATCACCTTGGCTTTCTTCATGGTCCAGTTCGTCCATTCCTTGACGGATTTGGCCAGCGACCGGTCCTCCGACGGCCTCGAGGAGCCCTTCGCCGCCTTGCCTTTTGCCTTCAGTGTGATCACCTTAGACGCCATAGAATCGATTCGAGTCGGCTCGAGCTCCCTGGAATGTAACCCTTGGGTTTTTGTAGAAAACGAGGGTTTGGCGGCGGTGGAGATTTTAATAGGAGAAGTTTCAGGATCTAAGGCCTCCTTTGGTCCTTCTTAAAGGCCTGGTTTGGTTCTTCTTAAATTGTTTAGgcttagtttttcaaaaaaaataaagcttgggtttttttttgggtgtgagtgtcattgttcaatttttttcgcatttttctTATccgttttgcgtcaaattttcatagattttcgtctcgataagagaaaaaaaaaattataatttttatccaataaattttagaaatatccaaaatttaacACTTTTAGCTGAactaaaagtaaataatttttattttttcgatttttctagtcgagacaaattaataattcacacaaatttaaagcaaaactaaaaaaggcaaaatttttggaataaggtaaaagaaaaaaaaaccttgggccttcttctttaaaaaaaaaaaaaaactatataatATTGCGGAAAAGCCTATTTGGTAGGTGAGATTTGAGAGTAGGATAACAATACTATCACCACGCAcaaaacactcacacacactcattCACAATAGGAGTGTCACTTATATTTGAAAAACGAAAAGCTAGGTACAgaattttaaaacacaattccTGACACAAATTTGTTTGTAATCGTTTATGAGCCAACGTGAATTGAATAGTTCTGAATATCAAGTATGGGTGGTGGAGGACCTCTCGATAACATATAGTACTAATATATTGcggaaaaattttcaaatatatttccAAACTTCTACTTAAATGTCTCATAAAAC contains the following coding sequences:
- the LOC131306448 gene encoding mitochondrial import receptor subunit TOM7-1-like; this encodes MASKVITLKAKGKAAKGSSRPSEDRSLAKSVKEWTNWTMKKAKVITHYGFIPLVIIIGMNSDPKPSLAQLLSPV